Proteins from one Mycoplasma sp. Pen4 genomic window:
- the rpsL gene encoding 30S ribosomal protein S12, with product MPTTNQLVTNGRSSKIKKQNAPALSVSYNSLEKKVKKMASPFKRGVCTRVATMTPKKPNSALRKYARVKLSNGMEVTAYIPGEGHNLQEHSVVLIRGGRVKDLPGVRYHIVRGTQDAAGVSKRNQGRSLYGAKKPKQ from the coding sequence ATGCCAACAACTAATCAATTAGTTACAAATGGTCGTAGCTCAAAAATTAAAAAACAAAACGCTCCTGCTTTAAGCGTTAGCTACAACTCATTAGAAAAAAAAGTTAAAAAAATGGCATCACCATTTAAACGTGGTGTATGTACTCGTGTTGCAACAATGACACCTAAAAAACCTAACTCAGCTTTACGTAAATATGCTCGTGTTAAGTTATCAAACGGTATGGAAGTTACAGCATACATTCCAGGAGAAGGACACAACTTACAAGAACACTCTGTAGTTTTAATTCGTGGTGGTCGTGTAAAAGACTTACCTGGGGTTAGATACCACATCGTTCGTGGAACACAAGATGCTGCCGGGGTTTCAAAACGTAACCAAGGTCGTAGTTTATACGGTGCTAAAAAACCAAAACAATAA
- the rpsG gene encoding 30S ribosomal protein S7 translates to MSRKKSAPIREVLADPVFNSVIVTKLINQIMLDGKKSIAQDILYSAFNIIKEKTQREPMEVFLEAVENITPQLEIRTRRIGGTNYQVPTEVSPRRKQTLSLRWLVQYARLRNEKTMDLRLANEIIDASNKTGGAIKKREDTHKMAEANRAFAHFRW, encoded by the coding sequence ATGTCAAGAAAGAAAAGTGCGCCAATTCGTGAAGTGCTTGCAGATCCAGTTTTTAATTCTGTTATCGTTACAAAATTAATCAACCAAATTATGCTTGATGGTAAAAAATCTATCGCTCAAGACATCTTATATTCTGCATTCAACATCATTAAAGAAAAAACTCAAAGAGAACCAATGGAAGTGTTTTTAGAAGCAGTTGAAAACATTACACCACAACTTGAAATTAGAACAAGAAGAATCGGGGGAACAAACTACCAAGTTCCTACTGAAGTTTCTCCTCGTAGAAAACAAACATTATCACTTAGATGATTAGTTCAATACGCTAGATTAAGAAACGAAAAAACAATGGACCTTCGTTTAGCTAACGAAATCATTGATGCATCAAACAAAACAGGTGGAGCTATCAAAAAACGTGAAGATACACATAAAATGGCTGAAGCTAACCGTGCTTTCGCTCACTTTAGATGATAA